The following are encoded together in the Labrus mixtus chromosome 2, fLabMix1.1, whole genome shotgun sequence genome:
- the LOC132991999 gene encoding uncharacterized protein LOC132991999, with translation MSAFLCLLDSQMLQHIRDCTVVEARRIEADSSWDLSIAELKAFIALLYVRGAYNKNIELESFWSEEWGLAFFRATMPRNRFRKIIRYLSFDKKHYKQAKFALTCDEMFTVQGATGRWPVSVFYNLLDMAAVNAHVLFKACTSTTIPRRAFILQLAKELREEHLHVKASLTSVPTEPQQPKETKRRQCQINTNCKQNKTLLSCKGCKRPLCGKCTVRVEHFCPWCVR, from the coding sequence ATGAGCGCTTTCTTGTGCTTGCTGGACAGTCAAATGCTGCAGCACATACGGGACTGCACTGTGGTTGAGGCTCGCCGTATTGAGGCAGACAGCTCATGGGATCTCTCCATTGCCGAGCTGAAGGCCTTCATTGCCTTGCTGTACGTTAGAGGAGCATACAACAAAAATATCGAGTTGGAGAGCTTTTGGTCTGAGGAATGGGGACTGGCTTTCTTCAGGGCCACGATGCCGAGGAACCGCTTCAGGAAGATCATACGCTACCTAAGCTTTGACAAGAAACACTACAAGCAGGCCAAATTTGCCCTAACGTGTGATGAGATGTTCACCGTACAAGGTGCAACTGGAAGGTGGCCTGTCTCTGTGTTCTATAACCTTCTGGACATGGCTGCAGTAAATGCCCATGTCCTGTTCAAGGCATGCACCTCAACCACCATCCCCAGAAGAGCGTTCATACTTCAGCTAGCAAAGGAACTACGAGAGGAACATCTGCATGTCAAGGCCAGTCTGACGTCGGTGCCCACGGAGCCACAGCAGCCAAAAGAGACGAAAAGGAGGCAGTGTCAGATTAACACCAACTGCAAGCAAAACAAGACCCTTCTCTCCTGCAAGGGATGCAAGCGCCCTTTGTgtgggaagtgcaccgtaaGGGTTGAGCACTTTTGCCCCTGGTGTGTGCGTTAG